The following proteins come from a genomic window of Corynebacterium sp. P4-C1:
- the dcd gene encoding dCTP deaminase has translation MLLSDRDIRSAIDSGRLSIDPFRPDLVQPSSVDVRIDRFFRVFNNSKYTHIDPKKEMPELTTEVEVPEGEPFVLHPGEFVLAATLEKFTLPADLAGRLEGKSSLGRLGLVTHSTAGFIDPGFTGHITLELSNVANLPITLWPEMKVGQLALFQMSSPAENPYGSSAVGSKYQGQRGPTPSKAYLNFRE, from the coding sequence GTGCTTCTTTCTGACCGCGACATTCGTTCCGCCATCGACTCCGGCCGTCTGAGCATTGACCCGTTCAGACCGGACCTGGTTCAGCCGTCCAGTGTGGACGTTCGCATCGACCGCTTCTTCCGCGTGTTCAACAACTCCAAGTACACGCACATCGACCCGAAGAAGGAGATGCCGGAGCTGACCACCGAGGTCGAAGTTCCCGAAGGTGAGCCGTTCGTCCTGCACCCAGGTGAGTTCGTGCTCGCCGCGACCCTGGAGAAATTCACGCTGCCTGCGGACCTCGCAGGCCGCCTGGAGGGCAAGAGCTCGCTGGGCCGCCTGGGGTTGGTCACCCACTCCACCGCCGGCTTCATCGATCCCGGCTTCACGGGCCACATCACTCTGGAACTGTCCAACGTGGCCAACCTGCCGATCACACTCTGGCCGGAGATGAAAGTGGGGCAGTTGGCGTTGTTCCAGATGTCTTCCCCGGCTGAGAACCCCTACGGCTCCTCCGCCGTCGGTTCCAAGTACCAGGGACAGCGCGGGCCGACACCTTCGAAGGCGTATCTGAACTTCCGCGAGTAG
- a CDS encoding UDP-glucose/GDP-mannose dehydrogenase family protein encodes MRMTVIGTGYLGATHAACMAELGHEVLGIDVDQAKIDALKNGDVPFYEPGLPEVLKRNIESGRLGFTTDYEEAAAFANVHFIGVGTPQQRGSYAADTTYVEAAIDSLVPHLEGEHLILGKSTVPVGTARALQERADAAAEKAGKGASVEIAWNPEFLREGYAVKDTIEPDRIVLGTRGENSRAEETAREIYATPLDSGTPFIVTDLQTAELVKVSANAFLATKISFINAVSEVCEIVGADVTQLADAIGYDDRIGRKFLGAGLGFGGGCLPKDIRAFMARAGEVGADQALTFLREVDAINMRRRQRVTDLSREILGSLIGRRITVLGAAFKPNSDDVRDSPALAVAGQLSLAGAAVRVYDPQGMENARKVFPTLDYAVSLDDALTNAELMILATEWDEFKKLDPTHAGELVADKKLIDGRNVLTVDDWRSAGWEVWALGRSL; translated from the coding sequence ATGCGCATGACTGTGATTGGCACCGGATACCTTGGAGCAACGCACGCCGCCTGCATGGCGGAGCTGGGGCACGAGGTGCTCGGCATTGACGTTGACCAGGCGAAAATCGACGCTTTGAAGAACGGGGACGTGCCGTTCTACGAGCCGGGTCTGCCCGAGGTTCTCAAGCGCAATATCGAATCCGGCCGCCTGGGCTTCACCACCGATTATGAAGAGGCCGCGGCATTCGCGAACGTGCACTTCATCGGCGTGGGCACCCCGCAGCAGCGTGGCTCGTACGCCGCCGACACCACGTACGTCGAAGCCGCGATCGACAGCCTCGTGCCGCACCTCGAGGGTGAGCACCTCATTTTGGGTAAGTCCACCGTCCCGGTCGGCACCGCACGTGCGTTGCAGGAACGCGCCGACGCCGCGGCGGAGAAGGCCGGCAAGGGGGCAAGCGTCGAGATCGCGTGGAACCCTGAGTTCCTCCGCGAGGGGTACGCCGTCAAGGACACCATCGAACCCGACCGCATTGTGCTGGGCACCCGCGGGGAGAATTCCCGCGCCGAGGAGACCGCGCGCGAAATCTACGCCACCCCGCTGGACAGTGGTACCCCGTTCATCGTTACTGACCTGCAGACCGCCGAGCTTGTGAAGGTCTCCGCCAATGCATTCCTGGCCACCAAGATCAGCTTCATCAACGCCGTCTCCGAAGTCTGCGAGATCGTCGGGGCCGATGTCACCCAGCTTGCCGACGCAATCGGCTACGACGACCGCATCGGCCGCAAGTTCCTCGGTGCCGGTCTCGGGTTCGGCGGCGGCTGCCTGCCGAAGGACATCCGCGCATTTATGGCCCGCGCCGGCGAGGTTGGTGCTGACCAGGCGCTGACCTTCCTGCGCGAAGTCGACGCGATCAATATGCGCCGCCGCCAGCGCGTCACCGATTTGTCGCGGGAGATTCTCGGTTCCCTGATCGGACGCCGGATCACCGTGCTGGGTGCCGCGTTCAAGCCGAATTCCGACGACGTGCGCGATTCGCCCGCTCTCGCCGTGGCCGGCCAGCTGAGTCTCGCTGGTGCGGCGGTGCGCGTCTACGACCCGCAGGGCATGGAGAACGCACGCAAGGTTTTCCCGACTCTGGATTACGCGGTCTCGCTCGATGATGCCCTCACCAACGCCGAGCTGATGATCCTCGCTACGGAATGGGACGAGTTCAAGAAGCTCGACCCCACCCATGCAGGCGAGCTCGTCGCCGACAAGAAGCTTATCGACGGCCGCAATGTCCTCACCGTGGACGACTGGCGCTCAGCTGGTTGGGAGGTGTGGGCTCTCGGTCGCTCTCTGTAA
- a CDS encoding IS481 family transposase — MNSPNRNLAIVKAVRDQGEPVIKVAKRFGISRQRVYKILAEFDAGGAEAIAPKSRAPHTHPNAVPDSLRNYIIDMRKELTKAGLDAGPDTIAFHLDRQGLRTPSTSTIRRIITDAGLVDPQPQKKPRSSYIRFEAAMPNECWQADITYLFLIDGRRVEVLDFIDDHSRYLLSITARPAFTGPAVAAELQRLIDTYGPPASTLTDNGLVFTARLAGRKGGRNAFEKVLTDNCIQQKNGRPGHPQTQGKIERFHQTLKRWINAQPPAETIPHLQRQLNEFAAYYNTERPHRSLGRRTPQQAYTTGPKAEPNHTPEEEWRVRNDVVAPSGKVTIRYAGRLYSLGIGRAYYGEEVLMVITDNHITTSLKETGEPIAEHYIDTSRNYQKAYWRKGQPPLT, encoded by the coding sequence ATGAACAGCCCGAACCGCAACCTTGCCATCGTCAAAGCCGTCCGTGATCAAGGTGAACCAGTCATCAAAGTCGCCAAACGCTTCGGCATCTCCCGCCAGCGCGTCTACAAGATTCTTGCCGAGTTCGACGCCGGCGGCGCAGAGGCCATCGCCCCGAAATCCCGCGCACCGCACACCCACCCAAATGCCGTGCCGGACAGCTTGCGCAACTACATCATCGACATGCGCAAAGAACTCACCAAAGCAGGACTCGACGCAGGCCCAGACACCATCGCCTTCCACCTAGACAGGCAGGGGCTTCGCACCCCGTCAACATCAACGATCCGCCGCATCATCACTGACGCCGGACTCGTCGACCCGCAACCACAAAAGAAACCACGCAGCTCCTACATCAGGTTTGAAGCCGCCATGCCCAACGAATGCTGGCAAGCCGACATCACCTACCTCTTCCTCATCGACGGCAGACGCGTAGAAGTCCTCGACTTCATCGACGACCACTCCCGCTACCTGCTATCAATCACCGCCCGGCCAGCATTTACAGGCCCAGCAGTCGCAGCAGAACTCCAACGCCTCATCGACACCTACGGCCCACCGGCATCCACGCTCACTGACAACGGGCTGGTGTTCACCGCCCGGTTAGCCGGACGAAAAGGCGGCCGCAACGCTTTTGAGAAAGTCCTCACCGACAACTGCATCCAACAGAAAAACGGCCGGCCAGGACACCCACAAACTCAAGGCAAAATCGAACGCTTCCACCAAACACTCAAACGCTGGATCAACGCCCAACCACCCGCCGAAACCATCCCCCACCTTCAACGACAACTCAACGAATTCGCCGCCTACTACAACACCGAACGCCCCCACAGATCACTTGGGCGGCGCACCCCACAACAGGCATACACAACAGGACCCAAGGCCGAACCCAACCACACCCCCGAAGAAGAATGGCGCGTCCGCAACGATGTCGTCGCCCCCAGCGGCAAAGTCACCATCCGCTACGCCGGCAGGCTCTACAGCCTAGGAATCGGACGCGCCTACTACGGCGAAGAAGTCCTGATGGTCATCACCGACAACCACATCACAACATCACTAAAAGAAACCGGCGAACCCATCGCCGAGCACTACATCGACACATCCCGCAATTACCAAAAAGCCTACTGGCGAAAAGGCCAACCCCCACTGACCTGA
- a CDS encoding triacylglycerol lipase, with translation MSVTQRIGEIVATAAISARATVSRWREPIFNIPTFTPEHDTPVLYVHGIHSRASGFRRNARYLRDHGYWVWGYNYGKMFLPGLYGTGQLEDSLDELRADVDRVLAVTGAEQVDIVAHSQGGLLTKLFIATGGADKVRRVVAMGANFHGTDMEGAAPRMLRRFERHPKLTKLLLSPSVPQQLAGSPWMREHADPLPDTDPSVVYTALYSTRDTLVTPNSASTLESVDGADVVNKEIPGAPIHQLMMRDAEIMELTLWGLERPATAGR, from the coding sequence GTGAGTGTGACACAGCGCATCGGAGAAATCGTGGCCACGGCCGCCATCAGTGCACGGGCGACGGTGTCCCGCTGGAGAGAGCCCATCTTCAACATCCCCACTTTCACACCGGAGCACGACACCCCGGTGTTGTACGTGCACGGGATTCATAGTCGGGCGAGCGGTTTCCGCCGCAACGCCCGGTACTTGCGCGACCACGGCTACTGGGTGTGGGGCTACAACTACGGAAAAATGTTCTTGCCCGGCTTGTACGGCACGGGACAGCTCGAGGATTCGCTGGATGAGCTGCGTGCGGATGTCGATAGGGTCCTCGCTGTGACCGGCGCCGAGCAGGTGGACATCGTCGCACACTCGCAGGGCGGGTTGCTGACCAAGCTCTTCATCGCCACTGGCGGCGCAGACAAGGTGCGCCGAGTAGTCGCCATGGGCGCCAATTTCCACGGCACGGATATGGAGGGTGCCGCGCCGCGCATGCTCCGGAGGTTCGAGCGGCACCCGAAACTGACCAAACTCCTGCTCAGCCCTAGTGTCCCGCAGCAGCTGGCTGGCTCACCCTGGATGCGCGAACACGCCGATCCCCTGCCGGACACCGACCCGTCGGTGGTCTACACCGCGCTGTACTCCACACGCGACACCTTGGTCACGCCGAACAGCGCGTCGACACTCGAATCGGTGGACGGCGCGGATGTGGTGAACAAGGAGATTCCCGGCGCGCCGATCCACCAATTGATGATGCGGGACGCCGAGATCATGGAGCTGACCCTGTGGGGGCTGGAGCGCCCAGCCACCGCGGGCCGCTAA
- a CDS encoding pyridoxal phosphate-dependent aminotransferase, whose amino-acid sequence MSTSSKEKKTEKPEKSEQPKQPKREPLKAHRHFDQADKLKNVSYDLRGPVATTAEEMERDGHTILKLNTGNPAVFGFEAPDVIMRDMIAALPTSQGYTTSKGIIPARRAVVTRYEEIEGFPDIDIDDVYLGNGVSELISMTTQALLNEGDEVLIPSPDYPLWTAATTLAGGKAVHYLCDEEDDWNPSIEDIRSKITDRTKAIVVINPNNPTGAVYSKKVLEDIADIAREFELMVLSDEIYDRVLYDGAVHHSMAAIAPDLVTCTFNGLSKAYRVCGYRAGWMVITGPRRRATGFIAGLDLLAGTRLCANVPGQHAIQVALGGRQSIYALTGEGGRLKKQRDITVKKLREIPGVSVVEPKGAMYAFPKLDLDMYQIHDDERFMLDLLKSEKILMVGGSGFNYPTPDHFRVVTLPWASQLENAIERLGNFLSDYHQH is encoded by the coding sequence ATGAGCACATCGTCGAAAGAAAAGAAGACCGAAAAGCCTGAGAAGTCGGAGCAGCCGAAACAGCCGAAGCGCGAGCCGCTGAAGGCCCACCGCCACTTCGACCAGGCAGACAAGCTCAAGAATGTGTCGTACGACCTGCGCGGCCCCGTCGCCACCACGGCGGAGGAGATGGAGCGCGACGGTCACACCATTTTGAAGCTCAACACGGGCAACCCGGCGGTCTTCGGTTTCGAGGCGCCGGATGTGATCATGCGCGACATGATCGCCGCGCTCCCGACTTCCCAGGGCTACACCACGTCGAAAGGGATCATTCCTGCCCGCCGCGCGGTGGTTACGCGCTACGAAGAGATCGAGGGCTTCCCCGACATCGACATCGATGACGTGTACTTGGGCAACGGTGTCTCCGAGCTTATTTCTATGACGACGCAGGCGTTGCTCAACGAGGGCGACGAGGTCCTCATTCCCTCCCCTGACTATCCTCTCTGGACCGCCGCTACTACCCTCGCCGGCGGCAAGGCGGTCCACTACCTGTGCGATGAAGAGGACGACTGGAACCCGTCGATCGAGGACATCCGGTCCAAGATCACGGACCGCACCAAGGCGATCGTGGTGATCAACCCGAATAACCCGACGGGCGCGGTCTACTCCAAGAAGGTTCTGGAGGATATCGCCGACATCGCGCGCGAGTTCGAGCTCATGGTGCTCTCCGACGAGATCTACGACCGCGTGCTTTACGACGGCGCCGTGCACCACTCCATGGCCGCCATCGCCCCCGATCTGGTCACCTGTACGTTCAACGGTTTGTCCAAGGCGTACCGCGTGTGTGGTTACCGCGCCGGCTGGATGGTCATCACGGGCCCGCGCCGCCGCGCCACCGGCTTCATCGCAGGCCTCGACCTGCTGGCGGGAACGCGCCTGTGCGCGAATGTTCCGGGCCAGCACGCCATCCAGGTCGCACTCGGCGGCCGCCAGTCGATTTACGCCCTGACGGGTGAGGGCGGACGTTTGAAGAAGCAGCGCGACATCACAGTGAAGAAGCTCCGGGAGATTCCGGGCGTATCCGTTGTCGAACCGAAGGGCGCGATGTACGCGTTCCCGAAGCTCGATCTGGACATGTACCAGATTCACGACGACGAGCGCTTCATGCTCGATCTTCTCAAGAGCGAGAAGATCCTCATGGTCGGCGGCTCCGGCTTCAACTACCCGACCCCAGACCACTTCCGCGTAGTCACCCTGCCGTGGGCATCGCAGCTGGAGAACGCCATCGAGCGCCTCGGCAACTTCCTCTCCGACTACCACCAGCACTAG